From one uncultured Methanoregula sp. genomic stretch:
- a CDS encoding aminotransferase class I/II-fold pyridoxal phosphate-dependent enzyme gives MRNFVSERAREIPPSGIRKFFDLVLTMEDVISLGVGEPDFRTPWNICESSIYSIEQGTTSYTSNKGLQSLRDALSRYLAQHYQLNYSGDEEIIITSGVSEALDIAIRAVTDPGDEILIAQPSYVSYAPCVSLAGGKPVPVRCTEKDHFKLNPDALAEQITKKSKALIINFPNNPTGAVMEESDLKAIADLVIDHDLLLISDEVYAELTYEKRHCAAATVGDLHERTITLNGFSKAYAMTGWRIGYLCAPKGLCDAALKIHQYVMLCAPVMGQVGALEALRSAEEDKNSMVNEYRLRRNMFVAGLNRIGLSCHVPEGAFYAFPSVKKTGLSDVEFAERLLKEQRVAVVPGSVFGVGGEDHLRCAYAVSRKELSEALGRMETFIQGL, from the coding sequence ATGCGAAACTTTGTTTCAGAACGTGCGCGGGAGATTCCCCCGTCCGGTATCCGGAAGTTCTTCGATCTTGTGCTCACCATGGAGGACGTCATCTCCCTCGGTGTGGGTGAACCGGATTTCCGTACCCCATGGAACATCTGCGAATCGAGCATCTACTCGATAGAGCAGGGAACAACATCCTATACTTCGAACAAGGGACTCCAGTCACTGCGCGACGCACTTTCGCGCTACCTTGCCCAGCATTACCAGCTCAACTATAGCGGCGATGAGGAAATTATTATCACAAGCGGGGTTTCAGAAGCCCTTGACATAGCCATACGGGCCGTTACGGACCCGGGTGACGAGATCCTCATAGCCCAGCCAAGCTATGTTTCATATGCCCCATGCGTCTCACTTGCCGGCGGAAAACCCGTACCGGTCCGGTGTACGGAAAAAGATCATTTCAAGCTGAATCCCGATGCCCTTGCGGAGCAGATAACGAAAAAATCCAAGGCGCTGATCATCAATTTCCCGAACAATCCCACCGGGGCTGTCATGGAGGAGAGCGATCTTAAGGCAATCGCAGATCTCGTCATCGATCACGATCTCCTCCTCATCAGCGATGAAGTTTATGCGGAACTGACGTACGAGAAGCGCCACTGCGCTGCCGCCACCGTGGGCGATCTCCATGAACGGACGATCACGCTGAATGGATTCTCCAAAGCCTATGCCATGACCGGATGGCGGATTGGATATCTCTGCGCACCAAAGGGACTCTGCGATGCGGCATTGAAAATCCATCAGTACGTGATGCTCTGCGCTCCGGTGATGGGGCAGGTCGGGGCACTTGAAGCTCTCCGTTCGGCCGAAGAAGATAAAAACAGCATGGTTAACGAATACCGGCTCCGGCGCAATATGTTCGTTGCCGGTCTCAACCGTATCGGTCTCTCCTGCCATGTCCCGGAAGGAGCGTTCTACGCGTTCCCCTCCGTAAAAAAGACCGGTTTATCCGATGTGGAATTTGCCGAGCGTCTCTTAAAGGAACAGCGGGTTGCCGTTGTCCCGGGCAGTGTTTTTGGTGTGGGCGGGGAAGACCACCTGAGGTGTGCTTATGCAGTTTCCCGAAAGGAACTCAGCGAAGCTCTCGGGAGAATGGAGACCTTCATACAAGGGCTCTGA
- a CDS encoding Lrp/AsnC family transcriptional regulator — protein MDEKDLELLRILEENSRLSAEEIATMTNLAAGEVEARVHALEADQVIKRYSTVINWEKAGNGEVSAIIELKVSPERDFGYDRIAERLSRFRQVKTLRLITGTYDLQLIVTGKNMQEVSRFVSEHVAPMDRIRETATHIIMKSYKENGNALFEEPETERLPYSF, from the coding sequence ATGGATGAAAAAGATCTCGAACTCCTCCGTATTCTCGAGGAGAACAGCCGGCTATCAGCAGAAGAAATCGCGACCATGACCAATCTTGCAGCAGGTGAGGTTGAGGCACGGGTTCATGCTCTGGAAGCCGATCAGGTTATTAAACGGTATTCCACCGTTATAAACTGGGAGAAGGCCGGCAATGGCGAGGTCTCTGCAATCATAGAACTCAAGGTTAGCCCCGAGCGGGATTTCGGGTACGATCGCATTGCCGAACGACTCTCCCGCTTCCGGCAGGTCAAGACCCTGCGCCTGATTACCGGAACATATGATCTCCAGTTAATCGTAACCGGGAAGAATATGCAGGAAGTTTCGCGATTCGTCTCAGAGCACGTCGCTCCTATGGATCGTATCCGCGAGACAGCCACTCACATTATCATGAAATCCTATAAGGAGAATGGTAATGCGCTCTTTGAAGAACCGGAGACCGAACGTCTTCCCTATAGTTTCTGA
- a CDS encoding ORC1-type DNA replication protein, which translates to MPEPEDTSTGLFKKYLSNNRIFKDREVLRHSYRPQILPHRKPQIDEVASILAPSLRNETPSNILIYGKTGTGKTACVRYVGSELEKASSKMGTLCRIVHLNCEVIDTQYRVLAQIAKCLDVVDELSSDKTRTHIPMTGWPTDQVYAELKNQLEAGGGVLVIVLDEIDKLVKKSGDDTLYNLTRINSDLKNSKVSIIGISNDLSFKDFLDPRVLSSLSEEEIVFPPYNAPQLVDILAQRAEGAFMPGAVAEGVIPLCSALAAQEHGDARRALDLFRISGELADRDESSKVTEEHVKSAQAKIETDSMIECIATLPTQSKLILFSMLILEQLGQNIFTSGEVSRIYQDIAPTIELDVLTHRRITDLISELNMLGVINTRVVSRGRYGRTKEMWFDSNTAKIREVVLKDQRLNGLKNIDVSQMEAKWLKTWFR; encoded by the coding sequence ATGCCCGAACCAGAAGATACATCAACCGGACTTTTCAAAAAATACCTGAGCAATAATAGGATCTTCAAGGATCGCGAAGTGCTCCGGCACTCTTACCGTCCCCAGATCCTGCCCCATCGGAAACCTCAGATCGATGAGGTAGCATCTATTCTGGCGCCGTCCCTCCGGAACGAAACCCCCTCAAATATTCTTATCTACGGTAAGACCGGAACGGGTAAGACTGCCTGCGTCCGGTACGTGGGATCTGAACTCGAGAAAGCGAGCAGTAAGATGGGAACTCTCTGCCGGATTGTCCACCTTAACTGCGAGGTCATCGATACCCAGTACCGGGTTCTTGCGCAAATTGCCAAGTGCCTTGATGTTGTTGATGAGTTATCAAGCGACAAAACAAGAACCCACATCCCGATGACCGGGTGGCCTACCGACCAGGTATATGCCGAGCTGAAGAACCAGCTTGAGGCTGGCGGGGGCGTTCTTGTTATCGTCCTTGATGAAATAGACAAGCTTGTCAAGAAGAGCGGGGATGATACACTCTATAACCTGACCCGGATCAACTCCGATCTGAAAAATTCCAAAGTGAGTATCATCGGGATCTCCAACGACCTGAGTTTCAAGGATTTTCTGGATCCGAGGGTCCTCTCTTCCCTCTCAGAAGAGGAGATAGTTTTCCCACCGTACAACGCCCCCCAGCTCGTGGATATCCTAGCCCAGCGTGCGGAAGGCGCCTTCATGCCCGGTGCTGTTGCTGAAGGAGTTATCCCTCTCTGTTCGGCCCTTGCAGCCCAGGAACATGGGGATGCCCGCCGCGCTCTTGACCTCTTCCGGATCTCCGGTGAACTTGCCGACCGGGACGAATCCTCGAAGGTTACCGAAGAGCATGTCAAATCCGCCCAGGCTAAGATCGAGACCGACAGCATGATCGAGTGCATCGCCACGCTCCCCACCCAGAGTAAACTGATACTCTTCTCAATGCTCATTCTCGAACAGCTGGGGCAGAATATCTTTACGAGCGGGGAAGTCTCACGTATATATCAGGACATCGCCCCCACCATCGAGCTCGATGTGCTCACCCACAGGCGGATAACCGATCTCATATCAGAGCTGAATATGCTTGGCGTGATCAACACCCGGGTGGTGAGCCGCGGGCGCTATGGCAGGACCAAAGAGATGTGGTTTGATTCCAACACAGCCAAGATCCGCGAAGTCGTACTCAAGGACCAGAGGCTCAACGGGCTCAAGAATATCGATGTCTCCCAGATGGAAGCAAAGTGGTTGAAAACCTGGTTCAGATAA
- a CDS encoding molybdenum cofactor biosynthesis protein B: MNKDHVHPFPISAAVITVSSTRVPENDTSGTTIKKLLAEKDIPVSYYAIVPDRIDAIRDGLFAALKTANCIVINGGTGLTFDDCTIEAVSPLLEKRMDGFGELFRMKSLAQIGTSSMLSRAVAGIIHGKAVFCIPGSTPAVTLATTELILPEITHILSHANR; this comes from the coding sequence ATGAACAAGGATCACGTGCACCCATTCCCCATATCAGCAGCGGTTATCACGGTCTCCAGCACCCGGGTGCCAGAGAACGATACCAGCGGGACAACCATAAAAAAACTTCTCGCAGAGAAGGATATTCCGGTTAGTTACTACGCAATCGTTCCGGATCGTATCGATGCCATCCGGGACGGACTCTTTGCAGCACTCAAAACAGCAAACTGTATCGTTATCAATGGTGGAACCGGTCTCACCTTCGATGACTGTACAATTGAAGCAGTCTCACCACTTCTTGAGAAAAGGATGGACGGTTTTGGAGAGCTCTTCCGGATGAAGAGCCTTGCCCAGATCGGGACATCGTCCATGTTGTCCCGGGCTGTTGCCGGTATCATTCACGGAAAAGCAGTTTTCTGTATCCCCGGCTCCACCCCCGCAGTCACGCTGGCAACAACAGAACTGATCCTCCCGGAGATTACACACATCCTCAGTCATGCCAACCGGTAA
- the cgi121 gene encoding KEOPS complex subunit Cgi121, producing the protein MMGDGDVGEIRAAECIIADRPAFLVAVRSVAQVHNAHIICFNADMVAGSAHVQAAVDHAVRSFRDGSAISNTFEMEALLYAAGSRQCNIGASFGIHEGKNRLWVCCCSPCPCEEVFTALIPSMEFVSGDSWNSMDPDREKSLMKLFDIPIEELQTLQNKDRIVDLILERVALLDVMR; encoded by the coding sequence ATGATGGGGGATGGGGATGTAGGAGAGATCCGGGCAGCAGAATGCATAATTGCAGATCGTCCGGCATTTCTTGTAGCGGTCAGATCAGTTGCACAGGTGCATAATGCGCATATCATCTGTTTTAATGCGGATATGGTTGCTGGCAGTGCACATGTTCAGGCAGCAGTCGATCATGCCGTACGATCGTTCCGGGATGGATCCGCAATATCCAATACTTTTGAGATGGAGGCACTCCTCTATGCAGCAGGCTCCCGTCAGTGCAACATCGGGGCATCGTTTGGTATTCACGAGGGGAAGAACCGGCTCTGGGTATGCTGCTGCTCGCCTTGTCCATGCGAAGAGGTTTTTACGGCACTCATACCGAGCATGGAGTTCGTATCCGGAGACTCCTGGAACAGCATGGATCCGGATCGCGAGAAATCTCTCATGAAGTTGTTCGATATCCCCATTGAAGAACTTCAGACCCTACAAAACAAAGACCGGATTGTTGATCTTATCCTTGAACGCGTTGCCCTGCTGGACGTTATGCGATAA
- a CDS encoding ATP-dependent DNA helicase: protein MKTCEIPIPADLKEKYISSGITELYPPQADCISRGMLQGKNLLVAIPTASGKTLIAEMAMHTHIAQKGKCLYIVPLKALASEKFDEFTNKGVRVGIATGDFDRRDDLLGKNDIIVATSEKVDSLLRNSARWIQDITLLVVDEVHLVDSENRGPTLEMVIAKMCYRNPGMQVIGLSATIGNPKTLAGWLEAELVTSTWRPVDLRQGVFCNDRIHFREGERRVKAVSKNYDDINLCLDTIAEGGQCLVFVSSRRNAEAFAKRAAGAIKSGEPELKSYAERISGGAETEMAKTLALCVGQGAAFHHAGLSRAERAVVEEGFRKGYIKCISSTPTLAAGLNLPARRVIIRDYLRFSAGEGMQPIPVSEYHQMAGRAGRPRLDPYGEAVLIAKDERQVEELFECYIEAPAEEVHSKIAEPSALYTHVLSIIASGFAGTRGELASFMNRSFYVHEHRQGRLMQRAVDAALKFLIDAEMVLELGEHLGSTEFGSLVSRLYIDPRSAAMIIRALREQENYADLGLLQTICSTPDMPKLYARNADQPAIDRMIEAHETELWSPYPSDEEEIEEYYRALKTAMLLSDWTDELTDAKICERYSVGPGDIYGMVESVNWLLHASAELSRMFVPAFHPAIRDYEICMKNGIRRELLPLVKLRGIGRVRARRLFNNSLTTPDAVRAAGIEAVTKILGRGIAEQIFTQLQNAKGVPDPTSQDNMAGQSTFSQFR, encoded by the coding sequence ATGAAGACCTGCGAGATCCCTATTCCTGCAGATCTGAAAGAAAAATATATTTCCTCAGGAATAACCGAACTCTACCCGCCCCAGGCCGACTGCATTAGCAGGGGAATGCTCCAGGGAAAGAACCTTCTCGTAGCAATCCCTACCGCGAGCGGCAAGACCCTGATCGCCGAGATGGCGATGCATACCCACATCGCCCAAAAAGGTAAGTGTCTCTATATCGTTCCCCTCAAGGCACTCGCGAGCGAGAAGTTCGATGAATTCACCAACAAAGGTGTCAGGGTCGGCATCGCAACCGGTGATTTTGACCGCCGGGACGACCTGCTCGGGAAGAACGATATCATTGTTGCAACGAGCGAGAAAGTCGATTCCCTGCTGCGCAACAGTGCCCGCTGGATCCAGGATATCACGCTTCTTGTTGTTGATGAAGTCCATCTTGTTGATTCTGAAAACCGCGGGCCTACACTCGAGATGGTCATTGCCAAGATGTGCTACCGTAATCCCGGCATGCAGGTTATCGGGCTCTCGGCAACGATCGGCAACCCGAAAACCCTTGCCGGCTGGCTTGAAGCGGAGCTCGTTACGAGCACCTGGAGACCCGTCGATCTCCGGCAGGGGGTTTTCTGCAACGACCGGATTCATTTCCGGGAAGGAGAACGGCGTGTTAAGGCTGTATCCAAAAATTACGATGACATCAACCTCTGCCTGGACACTATTGCCGAGGGGGGTCAGTGCCTTGTTTTTGTGTCTTCTCGCCGGAATGCAGAGGCATTTGCAAAACGGGCGGCCGGAGCAATTAAGAGCGGGGAGCCGGAACTCAAATCATATGCCGAGAGGATTTCCGGTGGTGCGGAGACTGAGATGGCCAAAACCCTTGCACTCTGCGTTGGCCAGGGAGCTGCCTTCCACCATGCCGGGCTGAGCCGTGCCGAGAGAGCAGTTGTGGAGGAAGGGTTCAGGAAAGGCTATATCAAGTGTATTTCCTCGACCCCGACTCTGGCGGCCGGTCTCAACCTTCCAGCACGCCGGGTAATCATCCGCGACTACCTGCGATTTTCTGCCGGAGAGGGTATGCAGCCGATACCGGTCAGCGAGTATCATCAGATGGCAGGAAGGGCCGGCCGGCCACGACTCGATCCCTACGGCGAGGCAGTACTCATTGCCAAGGATGAGCGACAGGTAGAAGAGCTCTTCGAATGCTATATCGAGGCGCCTGCTGAAGAGGTCCACTCGAAGATCGCAGAGCCTTCCGCTCTCTATACCCACGTCCTCTCCATCATCGCCTCCGGGTTCGCCGGTACCCGTGGGGAACTGGCATCCTTCATGAACCGGAGCTTCTACGTGCACGAGCACCGGCAGGGCAGGCTCATGCAGCGGGCGGTCGATGCTGCTCTTAAATTCCTCATCGATGCAGAGATGGTGCTGGAACTCGGTGAACACCTCGGTTCAACGGAGTTCGGCTCACTTGTTTCCCGGCTCTACATCGATCCCCGGAGCGCAGCGATGATCATACGTGCCCTGCGGGAGCAGGAAAACTATGCCGATCTCGGCCTGCTCCAGACGATCTGCAGCACGCCGGACATGCCAAAACTGTATGCACGTAATGCCGACCAGCCGGCAATTGATCGCATGATTGAAGCCCACGAGACCGAGCTCTGGTCCCCGTACCCCTCAGATGAGGAGGAGATCGAAGAGTACTACCGGGCTCTCAAGACCGCGATGCTCCTTTCGGACTGGACTGATGAACTCACCGATGCAAAGATCTGCGAGCGGTATTCGGTAGGACCCGGTGATATCTATGGTATGGTGGAAAGCGTCAACTGGCTGCTCCATGCCAGCGCCGAGCTCTCGCGCATGTTTGTGCCTGCATTCCATCCTGCAATCCGGGATTATGAGATCTGCATGAAGAACGGCATCCGGCGCGAACTGCTCCCGCTCGTGAAACTGCGGGGAATAGGAAGGGTCCGGGCCCGCCGGCTCTTCAACAACTCCCTCACTACACCCGATGCGGTCCGGGCCGCAGGTATAGAGGCTGTCACTAAGATACTCGGGCGGGGGATCGCGGAACAGATCTTTACACAGCTGCAAAATGCGAAAGGAGTACCAGACCCTACCAGTCAGGATAATATGGCCGGGCAGTCAACCTTCTCTCAGTTCAGGTGA